A part of Onthophagus taurus isolate NC chromosome 7, IU_Otau_3.0, whole genome shotgun sequence genomic DNA contains:
- the LOC111425762 gene encoding myrosinase 1-like translates to MRLILYITTLLCACSCYAQEYAFPPNFQFGVATAAYQVEGGWNSSGKGENIWDRLTHTRSELITDGSNGDIACDTYNKAIEDVQLLKSLGVDFYRFSFSWSRILPTGTANKINPDGIRYYNEMIDELLANGIKPFATMYHWDLPQPLQELGGWPNSVIADLFADYANVLYENFGDRIKDWITFNEVGVFCGGGYESASMAPAYNGAGFGVYLCGHTVLRAHGKAYRLYESKYKASQGGRVGITIDSGWYEPASESPVDIEAAETAIQMGFGWFAHPIFSTDGDYPPVMKQRIAQKSAEEGFSRSRLPEFTSEEIAEIRGSSDFFGLNHYTTNRCTIIPDGWGTPPSQWTDAGALCSQDADWEPSASSWLKVVPWGFRKLLVWIKNEYNNPEVVVTENGFSDRGELRDCRRINYYNSYLEQLLKAIHEDGCNVSGYTAWSFMDNFEWMRGFTERFGLYYVDFNDPNRPRTPKMSYYVYKNILATKRVDWKYSPDSFDECEF, encoded by the exons ATGAGGCTCATATTATAcataacaacattattatGCGC gtgtTCTTGTTATGCGCAAGAATACGCATTTCCTCCTAATTTTCAATTTGGAGTTGCAACAGCTGCGTATCAAGTGGAAGGAGGATGGAATTCCAGTG gtaAAGGTGAAAATATTTGGGATAGACTTACTCACACACGTTCAGAATTAATAACCGATGGCAGCAATGGTGATATAGCTTGTGATACTTACAACAAGGCAATAGAAGATGTTCAACTCTTAAAAAGTTTAGGAGTAGATTTCTATCGTTTTTCCTTTTCTTGGTCTAGAATTCTCCCAACAGGCAcggcaaataaaataaatccagATGGAATTCGTTACTACAACGAAATGATCGATGAACTTCTTGCGAACGGAATCAAGCCATTCGCAACCATGTATCATTGGGACTTACCGCAACCGTTACAAGAACTTGGCGGATGGCCAAATTCGGTTATAGCCGATCTTTTTGCCGATTACGCTAATGTGCTCTATGAAAATTTTGGGGATCGTATCAAAGATTGGATCACTTTTAATGAGGTTGGTGTATTTTGCGGTGGAGGTTACGAAAGTGCTTCAATGGCTCCGGCTTATAATGGAGCTGGGTTTGGAGTATATTTATGTGGACACACTGTATTGAGAGCACATGGAAAAGCTTACAGATTGTACGAATCAAAATATAAAGCTAGTCAAGGAGGACGTGTTGGAATTACTATTGATAGTGGTTGGTATGAACCTGCCAGTGAAAGTCCAGTAGATATTGAAGCTGCCGAAACAGCCATTCAAATGGGA tttgGATGGTTTGCTCATCCCATTTTCTCAACTGACGGTGATTATCCACCAGTAATGAAACAACGAATTGCTCAAAAAAGTGCAGAAGAAGGTTTCTCCAGATCGAGGTTACCAGAATTTACATCAGAAGAAATCGCAGAAATTCGCGGTTCATCTGACTTCTTTGGATTAAATCATTACACCACCAATAGATGCACCATAATTCCTGATGGTTGGGGAACCCCACCCTCTCAATGGACCGATGCTGGTGCATTGTGTTCTCAAGATGCCGATTGGGAACCATCAGCTTCATCGTGGTTAAAAGTAGTTCCATGGGGATTtagaaaattgttagtttggaTTAAAAACGAATACAATAACCCTGAAGTTGTCGTTACAGAAAACGGTTTTTCCGATAGAGGTGAATTAAGAGATTGTCGgagaattaattattataac TCCTATTTGGAACAACTTCTCAAAGCTATCCACGAGGATGGATGCAATGTTAGTGGTTATACAGCGTGGAGTTTTATGGATAACTTTGAATGGATGAGAGGGTTTAC tGAAAGGTTTGGACTTTATTATGTAGATTTTAATGATCCAAATCGACCAAGAACACCTAAAATGTCCTACTATGTCTACAAGAATATTTTGGCCACTAAAAGAGTTGACTGGAAATATAGTCCCGATTCATTTGATGAATgtgaattttga
- the LOC111425867 gene encoding uncharacterized protein produces the protein MKIGICLLFSILCIHGEDVVRFSSNNQIKMFSAPLAKELIHSWIDVQKGVYPYVKPITDVVPLGEDITLFIYFKEPNNIYDVKIAECWAYDNEISRKDGNSINIYNHKNATNPHYWKKVKYYENNAPIIILFTGLKTFKFPDGDKVFLSCDIILCYKKCLEGDHLVN, from the exons ATGAAAATCGGGATTTGTTTACTTTTC TCTATTCTGTGTATACATGGAGAGGATGTTGTTAGATTTTCGTCTAACAaccaaataaaaatgttttcggCCCCGTTGGCGAAGGAATTGATTCATAGTTGGATTGATGTACAAAAAGGTGTTTATCCTTAT gtgAAACCAATAACAGATGTAGTACCTTTAGGGGAAGATATCaccctttttatttattttaaagaaccaaataatatttatgatgTAAAAATAGCTGAATGTTGGGCATACGATAAtgaaatatcgagaaaagatGGAAactcaataaatatttataatcacaa aaatgcCACAAATCCCCATTATtggaaaaaagttaaatactACGAAAACAACGCACCAATAATCATATTATTTActggtttaaaaacttttaaatttcccgATGGTGATAAAGTTTTCTTATCGTGTGATATTATt tTGTGTTACAAAAAGTGCTTGGAAGGTGATCACTtggtaaattaa